CCCCTGGGTCATGCACCGCGACCCTCGTTACTACGAAGAGCCCGAGGCGTTTCGCCCGGAGCGCTGGTTGGGTGATGATGCCCCGGCCGGCCTACCCCGTTTCGCCTATTTCCCATTCGGCGGTGGGGCGCGGGTGTGCATCAGCAATACCTTCGCGCTGCGCGAGCTCGTGCTGGTGATGGCGACCATCGCGCGGCAGGGGCGCCTGCGGCTTGCCTCAGACCGGGCCATCGCGCCCCGTCCTTTGATCACGTTGCGGCCGGCGGAGCCCATCAACGCGCGTTTTCTTTTACGGGGATCGAGAC
This window of the Pseudomonadota bacterium genome carries:
- a CDS encoding cytochrome P450, with translation MARDPGAAEGLEAEARGVLGGRPASAADLDALPYTRAVVQEGLRLYPPAYAIGREARAEVRLDGHCVPTGATVFMSPWVMHRDPRYYEEPEAFRPERWLGDDAPAGLPRFAYFPFGGGARVCISNTFALRELVLVMATIARQGRLRLASDRAIAPRPLITLRPAEPINARFLLRGSRPR